AGGTGGTGGAGGGGTGACTCTGGAGAGTCACCACCGGGAGAAATCACGCATTCCCCTCTGATGTTTTTGGGATGCGCTCAAGTAAATAATGCGCCAATGAATCCGCGGCTGATTTCATCCTTTTTTCGTCTCGTTTTAATCGCGTCCGCCGTCTGTGGCTTTGCGCTCCTGACCTTTGCGCAGTCGGATGATGACTGCATGATGTGTCACTCGGACGCTTCGCTGACCCGGACTCTGGACAACGGAACGATTCAATCGCTGGCCGTTACGACGGATTCGCTCGGCAGCTCGGTACACGCATCGTTTTCGTGCGTGGATTGCCACGCCGACCTGAAGGGCTTCGAAGACTATCCGCACGCGGAGAAGCTGGAAGCCGTCCGCTGCGGAACCTGTCACACCGATGCGGCGACTGCGATGGCTCGCGGGTCACACGAAGGAAGCTTGAATTGCGCAGCCTGTCACGGGACGCACAACGTACTTCAGACCCGGAATCCGAAATCTCCCGCATCAACGTCGCGCATCAACCAGACGTGTAGCGAGTGTCACAATCGCCTGCATGCTCCGATTCGCGGCCGCACCGCCGCCTATGCAAATTACGACGTGGGGCTGCACGGTCGTCATCCGAATGCCAACGGTGCGAACGGTCCCACCTGCACGACCTGTCACGGCACGCACACCGTTCTATGTGAAAAGAAACTGGCTGATCGGCTCGAGCAGAAGTGCATCGGCTGTCACGGCGAGGTGGCGGCGGAGTTCAAAACTTCGGTACACGCCGACATTAACGAGGGCCGGGCCAATTCACACTGCTACGAATGCCACGGCGAGCATCGCAGCCGCGCGCCCTCCGATACCACGCTGCGCGTGCTGAACGAATCGCCCGCCGAAGCCACCTGCGGTTCCTGCCACGCCGAATCGGTCGCTCGCTACAACCAGAGTCTTCATGCCTACGCGCTGGCGGAGGGATCGCCCCGAGCACCGCGGTGCGAAAGCTGTCACGGAGCGCACAGCATCCGGCGCGTATCCGATCCGCATTCGCCGATCGCGCGCGGCAATCAGGTCCGAACCTGTGCCGCCTGTCACAGCCAGATCGGAATCACGCTCGACCCAGACATTCGCATGCCGCGCTCGTTCGAGAACTATGAGGAGAGTTCCCACGGCCGACTCCTGGGGGAGGGCAACACCGAAGTCCCGGTTTGCGTGGATTGTCACGGCGGCCACGCCATCCGTGCCAGCAGCGATCCGACGTCAACGATCAATCCCAAGAAGATTGACGAGATGTGCGGCCGATGCCATGCTGAGGAACAGAGGCTCTTTCGCGAGTCCATTCACTATCGCGCCCTGATGTTCGGGATTGACGACAGTCCCACCTGCACAGGTTGTCACGGAGAGCATATCCAGCTCTCGCCCAACGATCCCAACAGCCGGGTCAGCCGCAGCCGGCAGTCTCACGAGACCTGTGGTCGTTGTCACAACAATCCGATGATGATCCGCAAGTACGGCCTCGCTCCCGACGTGGTTACAACCTATGAAGACAGCTACCACGGTCTGGCCACGCGGGGGCGAAGCGCAAGGGCGGCGGTGTGCGCCGATTGTCATCAGGCCCATGCGGTACGCACCGCGCGCGACACGCTGTCCACGATTCACGAGCGCAACGTGACGGAAACCTGCCGTCAGTGCCATCCCAGAGCCGACACCAGATTCGCTCAGTCATACACTCATACTGCTCTACAACCCCGTACCGGTGGAATCAACTATTGGATCGCGCAAGTGTACTGGGTTCTTATCCTGGTCATCGTCGGCGGCATGCTGGTGCACAATCTGATTATCCTCAACTGGCACATACTCGAAACGCGTAGACGCCAGGACGTGGGCCGACGGATCGTCCGGTTCGATATCCATCAGCTCATTCAGCACATGGCGCTGACGATCTCGTTTATCACACTGGCCGTCACGGGTTTCGCGCTGAAGTATCCTGACGCCTGGTGGGTACGGTGGCTGGCGGCGCTGGGGATGGACGAATCCGTTCGGCGGATGCTTCACCGGGTCATGGCGGTCGTGCTCATCGCTTGTTCCGTCTATCACGTCATCTATCTGTTTCTGACTCGCCGCGGCTGGGACGAGTGGAAAGCCATGATGCCGGACAAGCGAGACGTGGTGGACCTCGCCGACACGATGAAATTCCACCTGAATCTCAACAAGAAGGTTCCGGAGTACGCCCGCTACGACTATTCCCAGAAGGCCGAGTACTGGGCGTTGATCTGGGGAACGATCGCGATGATCATCACCGGCATCATTCTCTGGTTTCCGGCCCAGCTTGCGCCGCTGCTGCCGGGATGGGCGATCACCGCCGCGCAGACGATCCACTTCTACGAGGCCTGGCTGGCGACGCTGGCGATTGTCGTATGGCACTTCTTCTTCGTGATTTTCCATCCCGAAGAGTATCCCATGAGCTGGACTTGGCTCACGGGGCGAATGAACATCGAGCAAGTGAAGCACCGTCACCGTCGCTGGTATCGCGCGTTGATGGAGCAGGAAGCGGCGAGATCGGCGGAAGCGGAGACGCCATCGCCGAAGGAGTAGCTCCTCGAAAATTTCGCAGAGCGAAAACTCTGCGGTTGACGTAGATGAGTTGAACCATGCGGCCGAGCTTGTGGCAAAACCTGTTGGCGATGATTCGTGATTTCGCTTCCGCCTGCTGGGAAGTCGTCAAACTGCCGTTCTGGCTGATCGGGCAGGGGTTTCGCCGTCTGTTCGCGCTGGGTTTCCGCAAACTTCTGATGCTATTCGTCGCGGCGGTCGTCGTGACGATTGTTTTTATCACGGTGATGGTGGAAGCCACGTCGCGGCCGGGATTCTGCGTGACGTGTCATTTCATGCAGCCCTACTTCGACAGTTGGCGCACGTCCACCCATCGGGATGCGGAGTGTACGAAGTGCCACGTCCCGCCGGGACTGGAAGGGACGCTCGAGCACAAGTTCATGGCCGTCTCGATGGTGGTGAACTATGCGACCGGACTGTACAAGCGCTCGAAACCGTGGGCGGAGATTGACGACGCGTCCTGTCTGCGCGGGGGCTGTCACGAAACCCGGCTCTTGGCCGGTGTGGAAGATTTTCTCGGGGTGCGCTTCGATCATCGCCCGCACCTGATCGAGCCGCGGCGCGATCGCGAGCTGCGTTGCACGTCCTGCCACGCACAGATCGTTCAGGGCCAGCACATCACCGTAACCGAGGGGACTTGTTTCCTCTGCCATTTCCGGCCCGATTCGAGCGGAGACATGACCGAACTCGCCCGTTGCACCCATTGCCACAATCCGCCGCACGGTGCCGCCGCCGCCGGCAAACCGTTCGATCATGGCGACGTTCTGGCTCGCGGAGTGGATTGCCTGAATTGTCACGCGACCGCCGTCTCCGGCAACGGCTACGTGCCGCCGGATCGCTGCAATTCCTGTCACGCGCAAGCCGCCCACATCGAGCGCTACGACGATCTTGAGTTCGTGCATCAGATGCACGTAACCAAGAACAAAGTCGAGTGCCTGCAGTGTCATATTGCCATTTTGCATGGCCACGAGGCGGAAGCGGAACAGCATCCCGACCAAGCCTGTGTGACGTGTCACGGCGGAGAGCACGGAGCGATTCTTTCGGTGTGGAAAGGCCGGCTTCCCGAACTGCCTGAAGTTCCGTCCGAAATGGCCCGGGTGGGAATGACCTGCAACTCGTGCCACGTGGAACCGATCCATCGAACCAATGACCAGTTCGCCCCCCCCCAATGCACGCCCTGTCACGCTCCCGGCTATGACGCTCTGTGGCCGACGTGGCGACAACCGCTTGAACGCTCGATCGGCGATCTGGAGAAGGAAGCGCAGAAATTGCCCGCGGAGAAACGCGCCGCGATGCTGAACGCGCTCCGCATCTATCGCCGGGGCAATCCGGTTCACAATCCCGATCTGCTGGCCGAGCTGACGCGCGAGATCACGGGTACCCTGCGACGCAGCGAGGGAGATTGCGCCGTTTGTCATCCGGCCGCCTCTGAGCTGGCTCCGGTATGGAACGGCAAGGCGGTGGTGCATCGCACGCACGCTCGCGGGAGCATCGGATGCCAAGTATGCCACGAAACGGACGAACCCCGCCATGGCAAGCTGCGACTCACCACTCAGAATTGCAGCGAGTGTCACCACCGGTCCGTATCTGCCACAACGGCCTGCTCCGAATGCCACGGATTTCAGGCGAGCGTTTACGAGGGAACGATTCCGATAGCGGGCGGTGCCGAATCCTCCCTCATGGCGCAGGCGGAAGTTGCCTGCACGGAATGTCACATCACCGAGGGCACCGTGATTCGACGGCCGGATGGACCCTCCTGCGCCGCCTGCCACGACGAGTCCTATTCCGATACCTTGCGGGTGTGGCAGCGGCAGGGAGCGGAACTGCTGACGCTGGCCCGGCAGCGGATGCGCGACCTGAATCCCGAAAGTCAGCTGTATAAGAACTACGCCGATCTGGCCGCCGCGCTCGGCCGCGACCGCAGTCAGGCCGTGCATAATCCGGAACTGTTTCGCACGTGGATGAAGCGCATCGAGGCCGCCCCATGAGTCAGAAGCGAGATATTGTGAGGTCCGATCAGCACGATCCGGGAGAAGCCGACGATAGGAAACATGAAGAGCGGTTGCTGACGTTGGCGGAAGCTTCGTTTCAACTGGGCCGCGTCCATCGCACCACGGTCATGCGCTGGGTCAAGGAGGGCAAGCTGCGGTGTGTGCGACTGTCCCGCAAGGCGATTCGGTTTGAACCAGAAGAGCTGGATCGTTTCATCCGCGAACATCGCTCTACGGGGTGACGCTCATTCTAAGAGCGCGGTGACGCCGCCTACGGTGATCGCGCGATTCTGAATCCATTTCAATCCCGGAAAAAAGAAAACGACAAGGCGAGACTCCCATGAGTCTCGCCTTGTCAATTCAAGGATTATGCCGTGAACGAATCTACCCGCGCGCGCCGGTCTGCCTCTCCTCGGTCATTGCCGCCGAGAGATGGTTGATCGCATTCGTCAGAATGCGGATCGTGTAGTCGCGGTTATGCACGCCGTGACTCTTATCGTCATGCACGAAGAAATAAGCGTAGCCCGCCTGACGCTGCGCGAGGGTCCAGTTGACCGTGTCCATCGCGGCCCTTACCTCGCCGTTTTCCTGCGGCAGGAGCGTGCTGAGCTGTTCCATTAGGTTCGCGACTTGAGTCTGAATGCCGTTGACGTCAAAGCTGGTGGCTCCCGAATGGCACGTCTGGCACTTGGACAACTGTGGCGCGAACGTGTGCCCATAGGCGGGGCCGCCGGGATCACCAAATCCCCGCGTCACAATGTGACATTCCACGCACATATCCGCCAGAATGCCGGTGGTGTGCAACATGGTCCCGCGAACGTCCGCGTAGTTCTGTCCGGGTATCTCATAGCAGGCCCGACCGGCCACCATATCTCCCTGCGAGCTGGGATGCGGTCCGGGATGATCGCTGCCCCGCGCGATCTGCCCGGCAATATTCGCGCTGTCCCGCCGTGCGTGATGGCACTGCACGCACAGTTGTCCATTGCCCCATCCGCTAATGGTGTAACTGGTCGTTCCGTTATCACCGCCGCCGTATGGAGATACCACCGATCCTACGTTGCGAAGTTGGCCGGGATTGCCGGCTTGATGCGGATCGTGGCAGGTAACGCAGGTGACCTGCCAACTTTCGGCGGTCGGAGTGTGGCCCGCCCAATCGGGATCGTTGTTGGCAATGAACTTTTCCGACACGTGGCAGCTCCAACACGGATTACGTCCGAATTCCGCCCACCATTCCTCATGTCCACCGGCCCGCTCGATGGCCGTTCCATGACGTGACGTGATGTATTCAGCATATGCGGGGTGGCAGCTACCGCAGGTTTCGCCGGTCAGTCCCTTGTGGATTTCCGGCGCGTGAGTCAGGGCCGGGCCCATCGGCCCATGACAGGCTTCGCAATGCACGTTCTTGACGGCATCCCGCGGATTGTCATCGAAGCCGTCCCGATCCAAGCCCTGCGAAATCAGATTCCCGTCGTGATCGTACCGATCGTCAAAACCCGTCGTGTGGCACTGCAAACAATAGAGATCGGTCGCATTGTCACCGGTCAGCGCAAAGTAGGCTTCCGAATGACCGGTTCCCTCCCACGCTTCAGTCGTTGCCGCATGACAGTGGCCACAACTCTCGGCGCTGTTGCCCAGATAGACCTGACCGTCTCCCGGACCTCCAGGAGGGCCGGCCGGCCCTTGCGGTCCTTCCGGACCTTCACACCCAATCATCATAAAACCGATAGCCAGCACCCCCGCCACCAAGAGCCCGACGTGCAGATGGTGGACTCTCATGATCTCTCCTTGCAGAATTTTATGTTCGGGATCAAGTTCAATTTGTCACAAAAGAAGATAACAGGATATTGTCATCAATATATGATAAAATAGGAAGAGGTCAATAGTCGAGATCAATCAATGAGTCATATATGAGCCTTGATGGAGAATTATAAGACATTATTTTTCATTCTGTCGTGTTCAATTACGATTCTCAGATGGATTCTCGAGAGGAATGCTTTCAAATAAAACTTCTTATGTATAATTTCAATAATATCCTATTCTTCGTGATAAATAGTGCAATCACTGACATGAGCACGCAATGGGACAGAATCAGGCGGTTTCGTGCAGTCTATAAGATGCCGCCTTGAAATGATAATAAGGAACGGTTCCGCACTCGCCAATTGGCTCTCCGACAATTGTGTGACATTCCCGAACACGTACTTCCATATATTCTACTCCATAAGTGAGGAAACAAAACCCACTATGAGAATCGGAACTCGTGGTAGTGCGTTGGCACTTGCTCAGGCAAAATGGGTAGCCGAGCGTTTGTCGGATTGCCTGCGGACTTCGCCGGAAATCACCGTCATCGAGACTACCGGAGATCGCGTCACCGATCGGCCACTTCGTGAAATCGAGGGACGAGGTTATTTCACGAAAGAAATCGAAGAAGCTCTGCTCAATGGAGCTATTGATATTGCCGTTCACTCGTTCAAGGACATGCCGTCTAAGGCTCCCGGAGGTCTTGTTGTAGTAGCCGTCACGGGCCGCGAATATCCCGCGGACCTGTTGATCATTCGGGGGAATGCCTATGATCCGCGGGAAAGGGATCTACCGCTGCGAGCGAATTCGGTAGTCGGTACAAGCGCCGTGCGGCGGGAAACACAAACCCGGGCGCTGCGGAAAGACTTGGTCTTCTCCGATCTGCGGGGCAATGTTCCCACTCGTTTGAAGAAACTCGATGCTGGCCCGTTCGATGCGATCTTTCTGGCGTCGGCCGGCGTGCGACGGTTGCGACTCGATCTGGCCGGTTACCACGTAATTCGACTCGATCCCACCCGTTTCATTCCCGCTCCGGGACAGGGAGCGCTGGCGATTCAGATGCGCGAGGACGATGAGCACTCCGCGCGTGTGCGAGCGGCGCTGCACGACGCTTCGATTGGCACGGCCACTTCCATCGAGCGCGCCGTTCAAGCCCGGTTCGGCGGTGGCTGCGGACTTCCGCTGGGAGTCTATACCTATCCCGAGCATTTGGAATGGCATGCTCACGGCTTCTGGGGCGGTGATCCGGCGCGGCCCGTGTGGGCACAGGTTGCCGATGAGGATCCCGAGAGAATTTCGGAGCGTTTGTTTGCGCAACTGAAAGACAAATCGGCATGAATCTTCGTGTGCTCATCACAAGGGAACCACACCGCTCGGCAAGACTCGTTCGGGCGCTAAGCGAGCGCGGAATCGTCGGGATCAGTATTCCCGTCACTCGGATTGAGTTCATCGAAAATCCGGCACCGTGTCCCGATCTCCGCAACTTCTCATGCATCGCCTTCACAAGCGTCAACGGCGTGGAGGCGTTTGCCATGTGGCTGGAGCGAAACCACCTCAGTTTGCTCAATCAAATTCGCTTGGCCGCCGTGGGTCCCTCGACCGCCGAAATCTTGAGAACGCGGCTGCGCAAACCCGATATCATCAGCCATAATACTACGGCCGCCGGTCTGGCCGGGGAAATCATTTGTTCTCTCGCTGGTGAGACTGCTCAAGAAATTCTCTGGCCATGTGCGCAGAAACGGACTCCCGAGTTGGAAAACGAACTGACGCGCGCGGGAATGCACGTAACGCCGTGGGAGTGTTATCGCACCGTTCCCGTGCCCGCCTCTGAATTGCAGCCTCGCTTGGAGAATGTGTCGCCGTGGGATGCCGCGCTATTCTCTGCTCCGAGCGCGGTCAGAGCCTTTGTGGAAGCTTGGCCGTTGCCGTGGAGTTTCGCAGTTATCGCTATCGGCCCTTCGACTTCAGCGGCTCTTCACGAAGCGGGCGTTCCTAATCCGCTCGTCAGCCCACGGGCAACGGACGGACAAATTCTGGAAACGATCCTGTCGGCGATTCGCCATCCATTCCCGAGTGAATCCTATCCAAGTCAAGCGACCGAATGAAAACGGCCCATAATTCTTTGCCCGAAAGAATCCCGGCGACAACCGCGGCGGAATCCGAGTATCTTCGCGCCGCGCGCGGAGGAAAAGTGTCCCCTCCACCGGTCTGGTTGATGCGACAGGCCGGCCGATACTTGCCCGAATATCGTGAAATCCGCAGCCGTCATGGATTTCTCGAAGTGTGCAACACTCCCGAGCTCGCCTGCGAGGTCACCTTGCAACCGATTCGGCGATTCCGATTTGATGCCGCCATTCTCTTCAGTGATATTCTGCTTCCCCTGATCCCGATGGGAGCGGATCTGTCGTTCGGGAAGAACCATGGGCCGCGCATCTCCAATCCCCTGCGCACCCGATCCGATGTCGAGAAGCTCAAGCGTTTCGAGCCGCGCGAGAGTTTGACTGCCGTATTGAAAGCCATTCGCATGATCCGTTCCGAGCTTCCGCGCGAAATCGCCTTGATCGGATTCGTTGGTGCTCCTTTCACTCTGGCTTCCTATTTCATCGAGGGGGGAAAGCCCGATCCCTTTGCCAACATCAAGCGGATGATGTATGGCGATCCGAAAGTCTTTGATCTACTCTCGAAACGACTGGCGGACATGGGAGTTGAGTATCTTGCGGCGATGGTGGAAGCCGGCGTGGACGCCGTCCAGCTTTTTGACACCTGGGCCGGCCATTTGTCGGAGCTTGAATTCCGTTCACGTTGTCTCCCTTACTTGAAAATAATATTCGAGCAACTCGCTCCGCTTGCTGTTCCCATGACCTACTTCACACTGGGAGGAATGCACCTGCTGTCCGGTATTCGTGAAAGCGGCAGCACGGTGGTCGGGCTGGATTGGAGAACTCCCATCGCCGCCGCTCGCAACACGCTCGGTTCGGACATTGCGATCCAGGGCAACCTCGATCCCGCGATTCTGTTGACCGACGAAACGACGATTCGTTCGGAAGTGCGGCGAATTGTTGCGGAGGGAAAACAGGAGGGACATGTTTTCAACCTCGGGCACGGCATTTTTCCTCAAACGCCGGTCACTTCCGTGGAAATCATGCTGGACGAATTGCGCGGAGCGAAGAAATGAGTGGTACTCCGCTGAATAAGATTCCTGAAGAACGTATCTTCGCTCTTGTAGAACGGTTGGAAGTTCGTGGACCACGCTACACTTCCTATCCGACCGTTCCATCATGGAAGGATGATCGTCCGGTTGAATCCTATGGGTCCGCTCTGGCCGAGCTTGCTTCCAGGAAACGTCCCATTGCGATCTACGTTCATCTGCCCTTCTGCCGCCGCCGCTGCCTCTATTGCGGCTGCAATTCGTACGTCACGAGTGACGCCAATCGAATGAACGGCTATGCCGATAGTCTGCTGCGGGAAATCGAGCGCGTAGCCGAGCATCTCCCGAGCAGCGTGAAACACTATCAACTCCATCTGGGGGGCGGGACGCCGACTCACTACTCCCCGGAGTTGTTGCAGCGAATTCTCGAACGGGTTATCGCCGTCTTTCCGGGTGAGACGAGAGCCGAACATTCTATCGAAGTAGATCCGCGAATCACCGCCAGCGAGCACCTCCGCGTTCTGCAGGCTCAAGGCTTCCAGCGCATTTCCGTTGGTCTGCAGGACCTAAGTCCCGCTGTTCAACGGGCTGTGCAGCGAGAATATTCACCAAATCAATTACAGAATTTC
This portion of the bacterium genome encodes:
- the hemC gene encoding hydroxymethylbilane synthase, with amino-acid sequence MRIGTRGSALALAQAKWVAERLSDCLRTSPEITVIETTGDRVTDRPLREIEGRGYFTKEIEEALLNGAIDIAVHSFKDMPSKAPGGLVVVAVTGREYPADLLIIRGNAYDPRERDLPLRANSVVGTSAVRRETQTRALRKDLVFSDLRGNVPTRLKKLDAGPFDAIFLASAGVRRLRLDLAGYHVIRLDPTRFIPAPGQGALAIQMREDDEHSARVRAALHDASIGTATSIERAVQARFGGGCGLPLGVYTYPEHLEWHAHGFWGGDPARPVWAQVADEDPERISERLFAQLKDKSA
- the hemE gene encoding uroporphyrinogen decarboxylase, translated to MKTAHNSLPERIPATTAAESEYLRAARGGKVSPPPVWLMRQAGRYLPEYREIRSRHGFLEVCNTPELACEVTLQPIRRFRFDAAILFSDILLPLIPMGADLSFGKNHGPRISNPLRTRSDVEKLKRFEPRESLTAVLKAIRMIRSELPREIALIGFVGAPFTLASYFIEGGKPDPFANIKRMMYGDPKVFDLLSKRLADMGVEYLAAMVEAGVDAVQLFDTWAGHLSELEFRSRCLPYLKIIFEQLAPLAVPMTYFTLGGMHLLSGIRESGSTVVGLDWRTPIAAARNTLGSDIAIQGNLDPAILLTDETTIRSEVRRIVAEGKQEGHVFNLGHGIFPQTPVTSVEIMLDELRGAKK
- a CDS encoding NapC/NirT family cytochrome c — translated: MRPSLWQNLLAMIRDFASACWEVVKLPFWLIGQGFRRLFALGFRKLLMLFVAAVVVTIVFITVMVEATSRPGFCVTCHFMQPYFDSWRTSTHRDAECTKCHVPPGLEGTLEHKFMAVSMVVNYATGLYKRSKPWAEIDDASCLRGGCHETRLLAGVEDFLGVRFDHRPHLIEPRRDRELRCTSCHAQIVQGQHITVTEGTCFLCHFRPDSSGDMTELARCTHCHNPPHGAAAAGKPFDHGDVLARGVDCLNCHATAVSGNGYVPPDRCNSCHAQAAHIERYDDLEFVHQMHVTKNKVECLQCHIAILHGHEAEAEQHPDQACVTCHGGEHGAILSVWKGRLPELPEVPSEMARVGMTCNSCHVEPIHRTNDQFAPPQCTPCHAPGYDALWPTWRQPLERSIGDLEKEAQKLPAEKRAAMLNALRIYRRGNPVHNPDLLAELTREITGTLRRSEGDCAVCHPAASELAPVWNGKAVVHRTHARGSIGCQVCHETDEPRHGKLRLTTQNCSECHHRSVSATTACSECHGFQASVYEGTIPIAGGAESSLMAQAEVACTECHITEGTVIRRPDGPSCAACHDESYSDTLRVWQRQGAELLTLARQRMRDLNPESQLYKNYADLAAALGRDRSQAVHNPELFRTWMKRIEAAP
- a CDS encoding helix-turn-helix domain-containing protein, which produces MSQKRDIVRSDQHDPGEADDRKHEERLLTLAEASFQLGRVHRTTVMRWVKEGKLRCVRLSRKAIRFEPEELDRFIREHRSTG
- a CDS encoding uroporphyrinogen-III synthase — protein: MNLRVLITREPHRSARLVRALSERGIVGISIPVTRIEFIENPAPCPDLRNFSCIAFTSVNGVEAFAMWLERNHLSLLNQIRLAAVGPSTAEILRTRLRKPDIISHNTTAAGLAGEIICSLAGETAQEILWPCAQKRTPELENELTRAGMHVTPWECYRTVPVPASELQPRLENVSPWDAALFSAPSAVRAFVEAWPLPWSFAVIAIGPSTSAALHEAGVPNPLVSPRATDGQILETILSAIRHPFPSESYPSQATE
- a CDS encoding cytochrome b/b6 domain-containing protein — translated: MNPRLISSFFRLVLIASAVCGFALLTFAQSDDDCMMCHSDASLTRTLDNGTIQSLAVTTDSLGSSVHASFSCVDCHADLKGFEDYPHAEKLEAVRCGTCHTDAATAMARGSHEGSLNCAACHGTHNVLQTRNPKSPASTSRINQTCSECHNRLHAPIRGRTAAYANYDVGLHGRHPNANGANGPTCTTCHGTHTVLCEKKLADRLEQKCIGCHGEVAAEFKTSVHADINEGRANSHCYECHGEHRSRAPSDTTLRVLNESPAEATCGSCHAESVARYNQSLHAYALAEGSPRAPRCESCHGAHSIRRVSDPHSPIARGNQVRTCAACHSQIGITLDPDIRMPRSFENYEESSHGRLLGEGNTEVPVCVDCHGGHAIRASSDPTSTINPKKIDEMCGRCHAEEQRLFRESIHYRALMFGIDDSPTCTGCHGEHIQLSPNDPNSRVSRSRQSHETCGRCHNNPMMIRKYGLAPDVVTTYEDSYHGLATRGRSARAAVCADCHQAHAVRTARDTLSTIHERNVTETCRQCHPRADTRFAQSYTHTALQPRTGGINYWIAQVYWVLILVIVGGMLVHNLIILNWHILETRRRQDVGRRIVRFDIHQLIQHMALTISFITLAVTGFALKYPDAWWVRWLAALGMDESVRRMLHRVMAVVLIACSVYHVIYLFLTRRGWDEWKAMMPDKRDVVDLADTMKFHLNLNKKVPEYARYDYSQKAEYWALIWGTIAMIITGIILWFPAQLAPLLPGWAITAAQTIHFYEAWLATLAIVVWHFFFVIFHPEEYPMSWTWLTGRMNIEQVKHRHRRWYRALMEQEAARSAEAETPSPKE
- a CDS encoding cytochrome c family protein, which translates into the protein MRVHHLHVGLLVAGVLAIGFMMIGCEGPEGPQGPAGPPGGPGDGQVYLGNSAESCGHCHAATTEAWEGTGHSEAYFALTGDNATDLYCLQCHTTGFDDRYDHDGNLISQGLDRDGFDDNPRDAVKNVHCEACHGPMGPALTHAPEIHKGLTGETCGSCHPAYAEYITSRHGTAIERAGGHEEWWAEFGRNPCWSCHVSEKFIANNDPDWAGHTPTAESWQVTCVTCHDPHQAGNPGQLRNVGSVVSPYGGGDNGTTSYTISGWGNGQLCVQCHHARRDSANIAGQIARGSDHPGPHPSSQGDMVAGRACYEIPGQNYADVRGTMLHTTGILADMCVECHIVTRGFGDPGGPAYGHTFAPQLSKCQTCHSGATSFDVNGIQTQVANLMEQLSTLLPQENGEVRAAMDTVNWTLAQRQAGYAYFFVHDDKSHGVHNRDYTIRILTNAINHLSAAMTEERQTGARG